A stretch of DNA from Staphylococcus sp. KG4-3:
ACAACAAAGTATATTTTTAAATGGAGTGATAAGTGTGAATCGTAATATTGAACAATTGAAAGATATCATTAATAATTCCAGTAGAATTACATTTTTTACAGGTGCTGGCGTATCTGTAGCAAGTGGTGTGCCTGACTTTCGGTCTATGGGTGGTTTATTCGATGAAATTTCAAAAGAAGGTTACTCACCTGAATACTTGTTAAGTACTAATTATCTACAAGATGATCCAGAAGGATTTGTCGATTTTTATCATAAACGTTTACTCCTCGCTGATAAACAACCTAATACTATTCATCAATGGATAGCACAACTTGAAAAAGACCAACAATCTTTAGGCGTTATCACCCAAAATATCGATGGCCTTCATGCTGATGCGGGTAGTTCGAATGTAGATGAACTTCACGGTACTTTAAATCAGTTCTATTGTGTTAATTGCTTTAATAAATATTCTAAATCTTATGTCATGCAACATCACCTGCGCCATTGTGAAGCATGTGGCAGTATCATTAGACCTGATATCGTACTTTATGGAGAAATGTTAAATCAAAACACTATTTTTAATGCTATTAATAAAATTGAAACAGCTGACACATTAATTGTTTTAGGTTCATCACTCGTAGTTCAACCAGCGGCAGGTCTAATTTCAAACTTCAAAGGACAAAACCTTATTATTATTAATAAAGATGCCACACCTTATGATCATAATGCAGATTTAGTTATCAATGAAGATATGGTGACAGTGATTTCAGCGCTTAATAATTTGATTTAATCCACGTGGAATCTAGCTTAGAATTTTCAAAAGTCATTTATTAATAGTACTTAGTTAACCATAATCGATGTGGTGTCAGACTTCATTGATTATGGTTTTTATTCATAAACACGCCTGTATTTAATAATTTCAATTTAGTTTTCTATTTCAATTTTTACCTATTATAAATTTAAATAGAATATAACTATTTATATCACAAAAAATATCTATTCTTAGCTTTTTACTTTAGTAGTGTTTAATCCTAATTTTTCTCTTAATGTACCTGCATTATATTCCCTTTGGACTAAACCTCTTTCTTCTAATATTGGAACAACTTTATTTACAAATAGTTCAAATTGCGTAGGGTTTAACGGAGGCATTATATTAAATCCGTCGGCGGCACCACGAGTAAACCATTCTTCCATTCTGTCTGCCACATCTTCAGCCGTTCCTACAATAATATGATGACCTCTTGCACCAGCAACATGTTTCATGACGTCCTCTAACGTTGAATTATTCTTCTTCGCTGTGTCTTTAATAAGGTCTACACGACTTTGGATATTATTACCTTTATCTATATGAACATTTTCAAATGGGGTGCTTAATTCATAACCACTTAAATCTGTGTCACCTAAATAAGAAGATAATAATTCTAATCCCATCTCTGGAACTATCAAATCTTGTAATTCTTTATAGTGGGCTACAGCTTCTTCCCGTGTTTCTCCAATAAATGGGAAAATACCTGGCATGATAACAATTTCTTGTTCTGGACCTCGTTTTTCAGCAACTTGTTCTTTCAAATTATGAGCAAAAGCAACTGCATTATCGATATCATTTTGTGCTGTAAACACAACTTCTGCATGTTTAGAGGCAAATGCAGTTCCTTTTTTAGAAGAACCAGCTTGAACAAGTAATGGATAACCTTGGGGTGATTGCTCTATATTTAAAGGTCCTCTGACACTATAAAAATCTCCTTTATAGTTTATTGGTTCAGGTTGTTTTTCATCAAAGAACCCTCCAGCAGAGTGAAGTCGTTTTGGGCTAACATCTTGCCATGAATCCCACAATTGCTTGGATATATCAACAAATTCTTCCGCTTGATCGTATCTTAAGTCATGATCCGCATTATTTACGCCACTAAAGTTTTTAGCTGTATTATTAATACCAGATGTCACAATATTCCACCCTGCTCTACCATCACTGTAATGATCTAAAGATGAAAAGATTCTAGCTAAGTTGAATGGCTCTGAAAATGAAGTAGAACCTGTCACGATTAAACCAAGATTTTTGGTTTCTCTAGCTATAATCGACATTAAGGAAATTGGCTCGAAAAACGTAAACATATCTGGATGTGTTTTCTCATCAAGATATAAACTATCTGACATAAATAGAAAATCAAATTTTGCCTGTTCTAAAAGTTTTGCTTGTTCAATTGTTTTTGTTAAATTCATGCCCCCGTGTACTAATGCATCTGGATGTCTACTACTAGCAACATGGTGACCAAAGCCCGTTAAAAAGTACCCTAATTTCATTCTTTTCATCTTTATCCCTCCATATTTTATTATTCCGATTAAATTAATATGAATTATATTATCATTATATATTTATAGAGTCAATTTACAATTTTAAAAAATAATTATTTCAAAAGAAAAACCCACCAACAAAATTTGTTGATGGGTTTGATGGATGCTTTATATAAATATTTGTAAAATGTAACTTTTATATGTTTATACTTCTGGTTCTTCAAATTTAACTAATGTTGGTTTCGGTGTTGAGATACCTTCTTCATTGAAATAGTGTACAATTTCTTTACATAATAATCTTTATCCTAGGAAACGCATACCTGGTTGAACATGCGCTAAGAGTTTAATCACCATTTGACTACCATACAAAATGATTTCTTTGATTTATTAAACATACCTGAAAGTTTAAAAACTAATAATAAAAAAAATATTATTTCACTACTGTTTTTATTATTACTCAACTTTTCCAGTTGAAGGATTAAACTGCTTAATTGATTGTTTTCTTAGTTCATCTTTTTGCGCATCACTCATATCATAGTTATTATTATATAGTGTCGCTTCCCAACTACCATACATTGGATTAGGGAAAATGATGTATTTCTTACCAAAATCTTCTTTATGCTGTTGCACAAACTTTTCACGCTCTGCTGCATTAGGCTTTTTAGGGTCCCCGAAGTCTAATAGGTTATCACCAAATAACATTACTAGCTTATGATCTTTTTCTACTATTTGTCTTCTAGGTTCCTTACTCTTATCATTTTTACTTTTAAGCAAGATGTGATTATCTGTTGCTTGTGGGATTCCTTGCTTTTTCAAGTTTTTTTGAGTTGCTTTAAAATCTTTTTCTTTGTCTCTATCAGAAATATAGTAAATATCTACGCCTTTTTTATCAGCATATTTCAAAAATGATTTAGCGCCATATACAGGTTTTGCTTTAGCTGCCTGTATCCATTCATGCCAGCCTTCCGGATATGATGTATTATTTATAGACGCGTAACCTTGATAAGGTGAATTATCTAGAACTGTTTCATCTAAATCAAGCGCGATTGCGAGTTTATGTTTACCTTTATTTTTCTCAAGCTCTTTGTCTAATTGTACTTTAGCACTATTATAACCTTGTAAGTAAAGTGCCTTAGCTTCTGCTGAATTTTGATACCATGAAACTGCCATAATATTTTCAGAGCCAAGATTGGTTTGCTCTTGTTGTTCCATTACCGGTGCAGTTGATTCATTTGCATGTGCAACAGTAGTATATGTAGTTAGTGGTGTCGCAATTGTAAATACAGTTGCAAGTGAAATAGATATGACAGATTTTGAAAATTTATTCAAGTGCTCACCTCATTTAGTTAATATATTTCAAAGCATATAATAAATTTCAAAAAAAGTGAATACCTATTTCTATTCATATATTATAAAGTTTTATAGCATTGCTTTATGCTTTTCGTATAATGAAGTTTATTTTCATATAAAAACCCCTGATGTCAGATTTTTAAACTCCAACTTCAGGGGTACAATTTTATTTATTCTGCGATTTTCTCACTTGATACATCACTAAGCCTCTAATTACATTTAGTAATTATACAAATATATCATTATATTTCTGATTATTATCCCCACTATAAGCTTTAATTTAATAATAACTTCCTTTTCACTATCACTAGTGATATAAGTCAATTCAATAAAATTATATTAGTCCACTAATATTTCTTCAATAACTCACTATAAAAATCGTTAAGTGCTTTGTTATCACTTACTTTGAACATCTGGTTTGGACTTAA
This window harbors:
- a CDS encoding NAD-dependent protein deacylase, translated to MNRNIEQLKDIINNSSRITFFTGAGVSVASGVPDFRSMGGLFDEISKEGYSPEYLLSTNYLQDDPEGFVDFYHKRLLLADKQPNTIHQWIAQLEKDQQSLGVITQNIDGLHADAGSSNVDELHGTLNQFYCVNCFNKYSKSYVMQHHLRHCEACGSIIRPDIVLYGEMLNQNTIFNAINKIETADTLIVLGSSLVVQPAAGLISNFKGQNLIIINKDATPYDHNADLVINEDMVTVISALNNLI
- a CDS encoding LLM class flavin-dependent oxidoreductase is translated as MKRMKLGYFLTGFGHHVASSRHPDALVHGGMNLTKTIEQAKLLEQAKFDFLFMSDSLYLDEKTHPDMFTFFEPISLMSIIARETKNLGLIVTGSTSFSEPFNLARIFSSLDHYSDGRAGWNIVTSGINNTAKNFSGVNNADHDLRYDQAEEFVDISKQLWDSWQDVSPKRLHSAGGFFDEKQPEPINYKGDFYSVRGPLNIEQSPQGYPLLVQAGSSKKGTAFASKHAEVVFTAQNDIDNAVAFAHNLKEQVAEKRGPEQEIVIMPGIFPFIGETREEAVAHYKELQDLIVPEMGLELLSSYLGDTDLSGYELSTPFENVHIDKGNNIQSRVDLIKDTAKKNNSTLEDVMKHVAGARGHHIIVGTAEDVADRMEEWFTRGAADGFNIMPPLNPTQFELFVNKVVPILEERGLVQREYNAGTLREKLGLNTTKVKS
- a CDS encoding 5'-nucleotidase, lipoprotein e(P4) family; protein product: MNKFSKSVISISLATVFTIATPLTTYTTVAHANESTAPVMEQQEQTNLGSENIMAVSWYQNSAEAKALYLQGYNSAKVQLDKELEKNKGKHKLAIALDLDETVLDNSPYQGYASINNTSYPEGWHEWIQAAKAKPVYGAKSFLKYADKKGVDIYYISDRDKEKDFKATQKNLKKQGIPQATDNHILLKSKNDKSKEPRRQIVEKDHKLVMLFGDNLLDFGDPKKPNAAEREKFVQQHKEDFGKKYIIFPNPMYGSWEATLYNNNYDMSDAQKDELRKQSIKQFNPSTGKVE